One window of the Tachypleus tridentatus isolate NWPU-2018 chromosome 10, ASM421037v1, whole genome shotgun sequence genome contains the following:
- the LOC143230929 gene encoding ras-related protein Rap-2a-like, whose amino-acid sequence MTSTRERVSVLVVGCTDVGKSSLTNQFSTSEYICTYDCSLEEKNETSVTVVLNEEEYDLLFIEKTVATETVTSLLNLSVASYVVVYSVVDRTSFQWAKNFISQVVKCVDTMNKALILVGNKTDLVRLRKVSPEEGRSVAASHGFKFIEISTGINHNVDELLVGILNQIRLKRHRVEEMKSGAVVSENPGGRFVGCTGWRTKSIIKRILRRSRVRRSSSCDNFNTL is encoded by the exons ATGACTTCAACAAGAGAAAGAGTATCAGTTTTGGTCGTCGGCTGCACGGATGTAGGAAAGTCTTCACTGACCAACCAGTTCAGCACTTCCGAATACATTTGTACTTACGATTGTTCCTTGG AGGAAAAGAATGAAACATCAGTTACGGTCGTGTTAAACGAAGAAGAATATGATTTGTTGTTCATTGAAAAGACCGTTGCTACAGAAACG GTCACATCGCTACTAAATCTATCTGTTGCGTCGTATGTCGTCGTTTATTCTGTGGTCGACAGAACCAGTTTTCAATGGGCCAAAAATTTCATCAGCCAGGTAGTGAAATGTGTGGACACGATGAACAAGGCTCTGATATTAGTGGGAAACAAAACCGACTTAGTTCGACTCAGAAAAGTCTCTCCTGAAG AAGGTCGGTCAGTGGCAGCTTCTCATGGGTTCAAGTTCATCGAAATTTCTACTGGAATCAACCATAATGTTGACGAGCTGCTAGTTGGTATTCTTAATCAGATCCGGTTAAAGCGTCATCGTGTTGAAGAAATGAAGAGCGGTGCTGTAGTATCTGAGAACCCCGGAGGACGATTTGTAGGGTGTACTGGTTGGCGTACTAAGTCTATAATCAAGCGAATTTTACGCAGATCTCGTGTGAGAAGATCGTCTTCGTGTGACAATTTTAACACACTTTGA